CGCGATGGGTTCGAGCGCCCGGAGCAACTCGCCGGGTTCGTCTACCAGTTCTAAGCGGACGGTGTGTGCCTGCGGTGCCGTCCCGTCCGCGCTCGCATCGTCGCTCATGTGATGTGTCTCTCACGCGTGGGCGGGCAAAAAGGTTCAGTCGAGTGCAAAACTGGCCGGGCGAAGACGCGGTCGGGATTCAAGAAACGACGACCCCCCGCATAGTAGTTAGATTCCTAATCTTTTTGGAGAAGAGTAAGCGACAGTTCAGGTGAGATGAGTTACAGTTTCCCGAAAGAGGAGTGGAACTCCGACTGGGCACCGGTGCGTGACGTTCTCGCCATGCTCTTCTCGCTCGCGGTGATGAGTTCCCCCGGTCTCTTCTGGTTCTACACGCTTATCGAACGACTACAGAACACCAACTCGGAGAACTGGTTCGCACCGACTGTCAACGGCCAGACCAGCGTCTTTGCGAGTTACAGCGGCGCGATACTGCTAGGACTCCTCTGGTTCGGCATCGTCTTCGCCATGTTCGGGCGTCCGGCACTGCGAACGCTGGGCGAACTTCGTAGCTGACGAGGTGGCTCTCGATAGTTCGAAAATCGTTATCAGTGCCGACCGTTCCAGTGGTCTGCGCTGTACTTAAGCGCTTGTTTCTCGCAGGCGGACAGGGTCATCGTAGCCCCGTCGGTCGATTCGCCGTAGTACGAACAACGGCCAGCACTCCAGTGGTCCGGGTCCGCCAGCGGGGTTCCGAGGTTCTGGCCGTCCCGGTCGATGACGGTGCCGAGCGAGTGTTCGGAGTTGTGCGGCCCAGTCAGCGACTTGACCGTCTCGCAGTCGAGGCTCGAATAGTAGTTGTGGAGCACCTCGTGTGCGACGGTGTGCTTGAACGGCAGTTCGTCCTTTTCGTTATGGTACGTTTTCACCCAGCACGAACGGTCCGTCCGCCACGCGTCTCCCGACCCTGCTTTGCCCGCGGGACCGGGGTCACCACAATTGACTATCAACTGATGGGACCCGTCTCTCGTCCACCCCTGTTTGGTTCGGTAGTCGTTCCACTGCGCGAGGAGGTCGCCGTCACAGTCCGCCGTCCAGTCGATGTTCCACTCCGTGATTTGGTAGCCAGAGATGTAGCCGTCGTCGGTGGCCTGACCTAACACGTTCTGCGCGCCGATTCGGGACCAGTATCGATACACCGAGTCGGTGTGGGTCGGCTTGTAAATCTCGACGTTCACCGAATCGTATCGACCCGCATCGCCGTATCGAAACGTGTTCACCCACTCTCGGTCACCCGTAGCGAGCGTATCGACTAGACTCTGGCCGACTGCGAAGTTGGCCACCGACCCGGACCCGAGCGTGCCGAGGAACGTTCGACGGTTCATCAGTACGAGACCCCCGAGAGTATAACGGCATAGAAGTTAATTAAAAATTGCGTGATTGTCATTTAATAGGAAGAGATGTAATTTTCAATCCAGCGAGAGGATGGGGGGGCGACGTGGTCGGAGCGGGGTCGATTGACACCTTTCGTATCGTTCCGGGGAGATGTAACGGTCTATCCCGTAGTTTCGAAGAGTATTTTTCCCGAGTATTTCAGACGAATATGCCGATAGAAGAGCGCCAGAACGGCTGAGGACGGGTAGTCGAGAACGACCCAGAGAATCGTCTGTTTCACAGACAGTCCGGATCTCAACGATACACAACGGCCTGAAACGGTTGGGAGTTGCGCGGTAAACAGTACCATCCCAATTCGTGTGGTGTGGTAACTATTGACTTAGCCAGCTCATAATAATACCCCGCCGAGTCCATGCGTTGAGTATGTCCACGACAGACAACGTGTCCGAAACGCGCCGACTGACCGACAGCGAACACGTCTGTGTCTTCTGCCAAGGCACGTTCGACGTGACCCAGACGACCGTCTGCCCGATGTGCGACGCAGAAGTAATCGTGCGCGGGGAGCGATAAGGCGTCCAACTGAACAGCCTCCATCCTATTTTCCTCACCAGAGTACCCGACGCCGAGCGATAGCGACGGACGATTAGTCGATTACTCACAGCGAATCGAACGTGCAGCGTGGACCACCCTACAAGCGAAGAGAACCAACTGCAAGCGGAACAGACGATACGACCAGCGAAGAATCAGATAACGGTACCGCCGACCACGTTCGAAACCCGGCCAAAACTGCGGTTCCAACCGAAAGAAGACGAGCACACCGAGTGGCGAGTCAGAAACCCGAACAGTCAATCGTTCGACGTTGCGGCTGGGACGCCCGGTGATGGGTCACCGCTCGCGTAGAGCATAGCCCAGATGCCCGCCGTGATAGCAACCCAGAGGAGCGTGACGAGAGTGACCCAGACGAAGGTTACGAGAGGTATCATGGCTCCGGTACGTATCGAAGTATGCTAACAACCTGCTTTATTATTCGCCTCCTAAGTGCCCGACAGGCCGGTCCTGAAGAGAGTTGGCAGCACCAGAACCTGAGTCGAAAGTGCCAGAAGTAGAGCAAGCCAGTCCGAGTCGGGGAGTGCGAACGCGCTGATCGATTGCGATGGCAGTCGCTCGAACGGTGGCAGTCGAAAGGAGAACCGCAAAAGCCGCGAGGAGAGAGACCGCCTTAGAAGTAGTTGATGGCTTCGGGCAGTTCCGTCTTCATGCCCTTGCGCTCGCGGATCTCCACGATGGTCTCGGTCTGGAGGTTGTCGGCCATGACGCGGAACCCGGCGTTCTCGGTGTTCCACGAGGCACGACCCTCGGTCGCCGAGCGGATGTCCGAGGAGAACCCGATCATCTCGTCGACAGGCGCGATGCCCTCGACGACCATCAGGTCGCCCTCTTGGTACATGTCGTCGACGCGGCCACGTCGGCCCTGAATCTCGCCGGACGCCGCACCCATGTGTTCGTTCGGCACGTCGATGCGGACGTTCTGAATCGGTTCGAGGAGCTTGACGCGGCCAGCGACCAGCGCGTTGTGGACCGCGTTGCGGACTGCAGGGATGACCTGCGCCGGACCACGGTGGATGGTGTCCTCGTGGAGCTTCGCGTCCTGCAGACGCAGGAGCGTCCCCTGCACGGGTTCGGCGGCGAGCGGACCGTCGTCGAGTGCCTCTTCGAGACCCTCGATGACGAGTTCCATCGTCTCGTTCAGGTGCTGGATACCCTTCGTGTCGTCGATGAGGATGTTCGTGCCGTGAATCTCCTCGACGTTCTGGCTGGTGTCTTTGTCCATGCCAGCTTCCTGCAGGGCTTCACGTCGTTCCTGCTCGGGCATGTCCATCGAGACGTCGCCGAGTTGCAGACTCTCGATGATATCTTGGGAGAGCGGTTGCGCTTCGATGTAGAAGCGGTTGTGACGGTTCGGCGAGATGCCCTCGATGACGTCGGTCGCCTCCTGAATCGCTTCGCGGAAGACGACGATAGGCTCACCGGTGTTGACCGGGATGCCCTGGTTGCGCTCGATGCGCTGGGTGATGACTTCGAGGTGCAGTTCGCCCTGCCCGGAGATGAGGTGTTCGCCGGTGTCCTCGTTGATCTCGATCTGGATGGTCGGGTCTTCCTTGGAGACCTGTCGGAGCGTCTCGATGAGCTTCGGCAGGTCGTCCATGCTCTTTGCCTCGACGGACTTCGTGATGACAGGCTCCGAGATGTGTTCGATGGACTCGAACGGCGTCATCTCGACGCTGGACACCGTGGAACCGGCGATAGCGTCCTTCAGGCCCGTGACTGCGGCGATGTTACCGGCGGGGACGCGCTCGACTTCCTCGCGCTCGCCACCCATGTAGATACCGACGGACTGGACGCGGTTCGTCCCGACCGTCCCGGAGACGTAGAGGTCTTGACCCTTCTCCAGCGTGCCGGAGAAGACACGACCGGCGGCGATTTCGCCAGCGTGCGGGTCGATACCGATGTCGGTGACCATCAGGACGACTTCGCCGTCCTCGTCTACCAGACGCATCTGCTCTGCGAGTTCGGACTCGTCGTCGCCACGCCAGACGCGCGGGATACGACGGGGCTGGGCCTCGATTGGGTCCGGGAAGTGTTCACAGACCATGTCGAGGATGACGTTCGAGAGCGGCGTCTGCTCGTGGAGTTCCTGGCGCTTGTCGTTGCGCTCGAGGTCCATGATGTCGCCGAAGTCCATCCCGGTACGCTGCATCGACGGCATGGAGACACCCCACTTGTAGAGGGCGGACCCGAAGCCGACGGTGCCCTCTTCGACGGAGACCGTCCAGTCGTCGATGTCGTCCATCTCCTCGGTCATGCCGCGAATCAACTCGTTCACGTCGTCGATGACGCTGAGCAGGCGGCGCTGCATCTCCTCGGGACCCTCTTGGAGTTCCGAGATGAGGCGGTCCACCTTGTTGATGAACAGCGTCGGCTTGACGCCCTCGCGGAGCGCCTGTCGCAGGACGGTTTCGGTCTGGGGCATCGCGCCCTCGACTGCGTCCACGACCACGAGTGCGCCGTCAACAGCGCGCATCGCTCGGGTCACGTCGCCACCGAAGTCCACGTGGCCCGGCGTGTCGATGAGGTTGATGAGGTGGTCCTCACCCTCGTACTCGTGGGTCATCGAGACGTTCGCGGCGTCGATGGTGATACCGCGTTCCTGCTCGTCCTCTTCGGTGTCCATCATCAACTGCGTCGCCTCGCCCTGGTCGGCGATCATGCCTGCACCAGCGAGGAGATTGTCTGTCAGCGTCGTCTTACCGTGGTCGACGTGTGCGGCGATAGCGATGTTCCGGATCTGGTCCGGATTGTCCATCAGTCGCTCACACTGTTCGACGATCTTCTTTCGTCTTCCCATTGTGGATTTCTACCGTTAGGAGGTTGAAAAGGGTAGTGTTTCACCGCGAACGGAGGTGTGAACAAATAACGAAGGGATTTCGGTAGCGGTCCGAATTCGACAGGGAGCGCCATCGAGATAGTTTTCACCGTCTGAAAGCTCGTGAGTCAAACGCAGGCACCGTCCAACGACTGCAACCAACGCAAGAGTCTTTACGCAAGGAGCCTTGTCAACCATACACATGGATGTTCGCGTCCACGGTCCCGGCCCCGCGACGCCGTTCCTCCGCGCACGTGACCTCTTCGAAACCGAACACGACCTCGACCTGCCAGTCCGCGTCCACGTTCGAGACAACCCCGACGAGCGGACGTGGACCGCCCACCCCGAGGACCACCACGTCCTCAACATCTCCCGGCAGGCCGCGACCAGTGCGATGGCCCGCGAACTCGCACTCCACGAGTACGCCCACATGGCACGCCACGAACAGTCCCATCCCTCCCACACGCAATCGACGGAGGAGGCGCTGTTTCTCGCGCTGGCAGGCAAGTCGGTCGAACGGCGCAGACTCACGCACTGCTACCAAATCGCCAACCACATGAAGGACATCTACGCCGACGACATCACCCTGCGAGTCGGCCCGACGGACAAACTCGTCGCCTTCCTCGAATCGGAGTTGGCCGCGGCGGTCGCCGACCGACCGGCCCGACAGCAAGACGGCCTCCGACTGACGAGTACAGCGGACCCAGAAATCACGGTCGTCAACGCCGCCTTCGCGCTCGCGCTGGTAGAGCGCCACGACCTCGTCGCCGACGACCACCGCTTGTATGATCTCGCGCACGCGGCCGCGAACGACGCGCCGAGCATCGACTTCGCCGGGTTCAAGCACCGATTCGCCTCGCTGGGGCCCGACCCCGGCGAGAGCGAGTACCGGAAGACGCTGGTCGATGCAACGAGGGAGTACGCGCTCGGAAGTGGAACCGCCGGCGAACAGGCCGCGGATTAACCGCGACCTTTTTTCTCGTCGGGTGGCTCAGCGCGCTTCGCGCGCTGGCCACCACTCTCTGCTCACGGCCGCAGGCCGTCTGCTCGCGGCTTCGCCGCTCGCACGGTCCGCGGAACGTCGTTCCGCGCTATTCGCATGGTTCGAGGGACGGAGTCCCTCGGTACTCCAAAAAACGTCGATGAAAAAATGGACGCGGAGAAATCTGGCCGCGGCGCGGCCAGATTTCTCTGCGTCTTCGGTACGGTAGTGCGACTTCCGCACAGCACCGCAAACCGGCGCGCAGAGCGCGCCAGTGGTTCCAAAGTCGGTCAGCTGCAGTGGGTGCTATGTTAGTTTGTGCAATCGATTACGTAAGTTCTGCGAGTGCCAGCAAGATGCTCGGCGCGACGAGCAATACGAGGCCGACGACGATGAGAACTGCCGGAAGGACGAGCAGGCCCATCTCGGTGAACAGCCAGAGCCCGACTCCGGCCAGTAGCACGAGCAACCCGACGATGCGAAGCAACCACGTGAACGCGCCTTCGAGTTCCGAGTCCGCGACGAGTTCCACGGCTTCGAGTGCTTCGTCCATGATTACGTCAGGATATCGACGCTACGGGCTTATTTATTCGGCGACTAAGCGGTGGTCGGCGGTAGCTATTCTTCGTTCGCGTTCGTACGTACTCGGGCATGCCCTACACGAAAACCGAGTACGAGAGCGTCGAACCCGTCGGTGGCGGACTGCACTTCCTGCGGGACGCCCTCGACTGCGAGAACCTCGGCGTCACCGTTGCCGAAGTCGATGCAGGGTGGACCGGCAAGGAACACGACCACGGCAGTGACGGCCAAGAAGAGGTGTACGTCCTGCTCGACGGCGAAGCGACCGTCACGGTAGATGGCGAAGACGTGGCGATGGAGTCGGGTGACGCGCTCCGAATCGCTCCCGAATCCACTCGCCAGATTCACAACGGCGACACGGAGAGTCGATTCGTCCTCGTCGGCGCGCCGGACGCGTCGTGATAACTAGTAGCGAAGGTTTATGTCGTAGGCGAAACAGGTGAGTCGATAACGAAAGGCAGTCGCGGTCGTGGTCCCGGAGTTTCGCCAGCCGTGACGCCTCCTCCCCTATGAGCAGAACACGCTACATCGCCTACCGACTCACGTGGACGGTCACAGGCGTCTGGGCCGTCCTCACGGGACTCTTCCTGAGTTTCGCGCTGACGCCAGACCCGAACCAGTTCCAACTCGGCATGGACCGCGGAGCGTACCGGGCGCTCAGAAACTACGACCAACCGCTGCACGAGCGTTATTTCACCTGGATGGAGAGTTTCCTGACGCTCGACCTCGGAAACACGCTGTACGGGGAACCGATACTGGGACTCCTCGCGGACGCGAGCACGGTCACGCTGACCTACCTCGTCCCCTCCATCGCTATCGCCGTCGTCTTCGGCGTCCTCCTCGGTGTCTTCGCGGCGAAGTATCGAGATAGCGTGGCCCTCCGAGCGCTCCGCGGACTGTCGTACGTCGGCTTTGCGATACCGACCATCGTCGCCGCCGACGTGCTGTTCATCTTCGTCGTGGACTATCTGGAGTGGTACAATTTCAGCTACGAGACTGAACTGGCGCTTTTCACGGGGCGAAACCTCGGAGCAATCACGCTCCCCGCGCTCGTGCTGGCGGTGAACATGGTCGCGATACAACTCCGCTACGCGCGCTCAGAATCCGTCGAAATCCTCAGAGAAGACTTCATCCGGACGCTTCGGGCGAACGGGGCCGGAACCCGCTCGATAGTGACCCACGTCGTCCGAAACGCCGCTTCGTCGCTGTTGTCGCTGTTCTTCTCGGAGATGGTCGGCGTGATGTTCGTCGTAGTCGTCGTCATCGAGGTCATCTTCGGCATTCCCGGCTTCGGGTCGTTGCTCTACGACGCGATTCGGAGTCGAGACATCGGTCTCATCCTCGCAACCACCATCTTCCCCATCTGTTTCGTCATGCTCGGCAACTTAGCACAAGACATCGCGTACACGATTCTGGACCCGCGAATCGAAGGCGGTGAGTCTGGATGAACCAGTTCGTCGAACTGTACGACGACTTAGAAGAGGTCGATAGCGGACTCTCCCGGTTAGCACGACGCGACTGGGCGTTCGCCGGATACCTCCTCACCCTGCTCGCGCTCTTCTTCGCCGACCGAGAAGGCGTCTTCAAAGTCGATTCGGTCGTTTTCTCGGTGGACTTCACGGGACTCGACTGGCTGTTTCTGTACTCGCTGGGCGCGCTCGTCTGCTACCTCGTAGTGCCGCTAGTGACGAACAGAGAGCGAAGTCGCACGTACTGGCGACGACTCCGACAGAATCGCTGGGCGACCGCGAGTTTCTTCGTACTCGTGGCGTTCACCGTCGTCGGACTCGTCGGACCCGTCGTCTTCAAGCCGAACGAGGCTGCCATCGGAAGCGCGGGCGTCTACGGCGTCCCTATCGGCCAGCCACCTGTCGGGTTCAGCATCCTCGAAAGCGCCGCGCCCACCTGTGCTGGCGAGGTCACGAACGGCCGCTGTCACGGCACGTGGACGTATCCCTTCGGCACCACGCGCGGCGGGAAGGACGTCGTCGGGATGACCGTCGCCGGGACACGCATCGCCCTCGAAATGGCCGCCGTCGCAATCGCGCTCATCGTCCCGCTGGCTACCGTCGTGGGGACGACGGCCGCGACGTACGGCGGCCGAATCGACGAACTCCTCATGCGCTACGTGGACGTTCAGCAGTCCGTTCCGGCGTTCTTCGTCATCATCCTCACCCAAGAGGCGCTCAACCACATCACCGAGGGACTCGCCGGGAGTTTCTTCCTCATCGTCCTCGTCTTCGGCCTCCTGAGTTGGGGCGGCGTGGCTCGAATCGTCCGTTCGGAGGCGCTCCAACTCCAAGAGGAGGGCTACGTTCGCGCCGCTCGGAGTTCGGGCGCGAGCAAGTTCGCCATCGTCAGGAAACACGTCGTGCCGAACACGCTCAACGCGGTACTGACGGCAGTCACGCTACAGGTCGGTTGGCTCATCCTGCTGGAAGCGACCCTCGCGTTCCTCGGTATCGGCTCCGACGTGCAGGCGTCGTGGGGCTACGTCCTGACGACTAGCGCCCGGAGCGCGATGTTCCCGACTTCCTTCTGGTGGGGCGTCTTCTTCCCGACGGCCGCGCTGGCGCTCACCGTCGTCTCGTTCCAAGTGCTGGGCGACGCGCTCTGCGACGTGACCGACCCGCGGACGGAGTGAGCGCGGGCACGAAACGTTATGTCGTTTCGGTAACCACTATTGCATATGGCAACAGCGACCGCCGAGAGACGACTGCAAAGCCAGATTCGGGACGCTGCCGTCGCGTTCGCGGTCTTCTTCTCGCTCTACGCGTTCGGAATGGTCGGCTTCCCGCCCGGCTACTTCCTCGTCGCCGGTGCCGATACGGTCGAACACGCGCTTCGGTCGGAAGGCTTCGCGGTGTCGTTCCAAGCCGTCTTGCTCGCGCTCTGTCTGGGGTTCTCCCTCGTGTCCGTCTTCGTCGCCGAGCGCACGAGCGACCCTAGCGGAGACACAGACGAACGCTGGTGGACGATGGGCGTCGGTGGCGCGTTCGCCGTCCTCGGGATGCTCACGCTCGGGTTCGCAGTGGCGTTCCTCGTCGGTGGAACGGGCGTCGCTCCGGTCGCTATCGCCGGAACGGTCGGTCTCGCACTACTCGTCGTCAGTCGGTGGGCACTCGACAGATAGCGTGACCAACCAGCGCTGTCGATAGCCGTCGCTACGAAGCGAGAAAACGAAAGAGGATAGCGGAGTTTAGCGGGCCGCGGCCGCGACGCGCTCTTTCTCTTCTTTCTGGTTGACCGCGTAGGTCTGGACGTCGTAGTTCGCTGCGCCGACGAGTTGGTCGGCCAGCGCGTCGGACGCACTCGTCGTCGTCTTGAACGACGAACTGTGGACGCCTTCCGCGATGAACTTCAGGGCCTGATCGACGCGGCGCTGAGGTGCCACGTCAACTGCCTTCGGGACCGAGATGCCACCGTACTTGAGGCGGACGGTCTCCTCTCGCGGTGCGGAGTGTTCGACCGCTTGGACGAGCACCTGAATCGGGTTCTCCTCGGTGCGCTCGTGGATGTCCTCGAACGCGTCGCGGACGATTTGCATCGTCTGCTGTTTCTTGCCCGTGTTCTCCTCGGTCTGCATGAGTCGGTTGGCAAGTCGCTCGACGATGGAAATCTCGCTCTTCTGGAACTGCTTGCCAGCGTGGCGACCCATCGTGTGGGCGACCGGCGTCACCGTGATGTAGCGCTCGGTCGAGGGGTCGTCGTACTCGATGTTGGTAATGTCCCACTCGCCGAACAGTTGGGCTGCCGCGCCCTCTTCGTCCGTGCCCGCAGGTTTGTCGGGGTCGGGTTGGTCTTCTGCTGCCATGGATTATCG
The sequence above is a segment of the Halorussus halophilus genome. Coding sequences within it:
- a CDS encoding ABC transporter permease, with the protein product MSRTRYIAYRLTWTVTGVWAVLTGLFLSFALTPDPNQFQLGMDRGAYRALRNYDQPLHERYFTWMESFLTLDLGNTLYGEPILGLLADASTVTLTYLVPSIAIAVVFGVLLGVFAAKYRDSVALRALRGLSYVGFAIPTIVAADVLFIFVVDYLEWYNFSYETELALFTGRNLGAITLPALVLAVNMVAIQLRYARSESVEILREDFIRTLRANGAGTRSIVTHVVRNAASSLLSLFFSEMVGVMFVVVVVIEVIFGIPGFGSLLYDAIRSRDIGLILATTIFPICFVMLGNLAQDIAYTILDPRIEGGESG
- a CDS encoding ABC transporter permease, whose product is MNQFVELYDDLEEVDSGLSRLARRDWAFAGYLLTLLALFFADREGVFKVDSVVFSVDFTGLDWLFLYSLGALVCYLVVPLVTNRERSRTYWRRLRQNRWATASFFVLVAFTVVGLVGPVVFKPNEAAIGSAGVYGVPIGQPPVGFSILESAAPTCAGEVTNGRCHGTWTYPFGTTRGGKDVVGMTVAGTRIALEMAAVAIALIVPLATVVGTTAATYGGRIDELLMRYVDVQQSVPAFFVIILTQEALNHITEGLAGSFFLIVLVFGLLSWGGVARIVRSEALQLQEEGYVRAARSSGASKFAIVRKHVVPNTLNAVLTAVTLQVGWLILLEATLAFLGIGSDVQASWGYVLTTSARSAMFPTSFWWGVFFPTAALALTVVSFQVLGDALCDVTDPRTE
- a CDS encoding cupin domain-containing protein, translated to MPYTKTEYESVEPVGGGLHFLRDALDCENLGVTVAEVDAGWTGKEHDHGSDGQEEVYVLLDGEATVTVDGEDVAMESGDALRIAPESTRQIHNGDTESRFVLVGAPDAS
- a CDS encoding DUF5781 family protein, with translation MDVRVHGPGPATPFLRARDLFETEHDLDLPVRVHVRDNPDERTWTAHPEDHHVLNISRQAATSAMARELALHEYAHMARHEQSHPSHTQSTEEALFLALAGKSVERRRLTHCYQIANHMKDIYADDITLRVGPTDKLVAFLESELAAAVADRPARQQDGLRLTSTADPEITVVNAAFALALVERHDLVADDHRLYDLAHAAANDAPSIDFAGFKHRFASLGPDPGESEYRKTLVDATREYALGSGTAGEQAAD
- a CDS encoding 30S ribosomal protein S7 yields the protein MAAEDQPDPDKPAGTDEEGAAAQLFGEWDITNIEYDDPSTERYITVTPVAHTMGRHAGKQFQKSEISIVERLANRLMQTEENTGKKQQTMQIVRDAFEDIHERTEENPIQVLVQAVEHSAPREETVRLKYGGISVPKAVDVAPQRRVDQALKFIAEGVHSSSFKTTTSASDALADQLVGAANYDVQTYAVNQKEEKERVAAAAR
- a CDS encoding elongation factor EF-2, which encodes MGRRKKIVEQCERLMDNPDQIRNIAIAAHVDHGKTTLTDNLLAGAGMIADQGEATQLMMDTEEDEQERGITIDAANVSMTHEYEGEDHLINLIDTPGHVDFGGDVTRAMRAVDGALVVVDAVEGAMPQTETVLRQALREGVKPTLFINKVDRLISELQEGPEEMQRRLLSVIDDVNELIRGMTEEMDDIDDWTVSVEEGTVGFGSALYKWGVSMPSMQRTGMDFGDIMDLERNDKRQELHEQTPLSNVILDMVCEHFPDPIEAQPRRIPRVWRGDDESELAEQMRLVDEDGEVVLMVTDIGIDPHAGEIAAGRVFSGTLEKGQDLYVSGTVGTNRVQSVGIYMGGEREEVERVPAGNIAAVTGLKDAIAGSTVSSVEMTPFESIEHISEPVITKSVEAKSMDDLPKLIETLRQVSKEDPTIQIEINEDTGEHLISGQGELHLEVITQRIERNQGIPVNTGEPIVVFREAIQEATDVIEGISPNRHNRFYIEAQPLSQDIIESLQLGDVSMDMPEQERREALQEAGMDKDTSQNVEEIHGTNILIDDTKGIQHLNETMELVIEGLEEALDDGPLAAEPVQGTLLRLQDAKLHEDTIHRGPAQVIPAVRNAVHNALVAGRVKLLEPIQNVRIDVPNEHMGAASGEIQGRRGRVDDMYQEGDLMVVEGIAPVDEMIGFSSDIRSATEGRASWNTENAGFRVMADNLQTETIVEIRERKGMKTELPEAINYF